tacaatgtgtacaatctttgatctatgaataaaatgaacatcacccaTACTATCCAAAATAACCATCCGAATAACAggaataataaacatctcatgtcataaaaccactcatcccaaaaatttAAGCTGATTTTGGGATTCACCAAAGATCGaactcttgatttttttttcggatctagaactctaataccataTCATGAATCCACTCATCCGAAAAGCGTTAACCTGACAGGACAAtataacactaatgatcatatctctaatacttcctaTACTTTCTCATATAAGGTGACCGAATTGAGCTCCTTGTTAATAAGATAGGAACAATGCAAGACAATGCGTTTCACTGCAGGAAACACTTCGAATCTCTTTTGATGGAAAATGTCGGATTCTCTTTTCAACCCCCCCCCCTCTCTCTTCCTCATGATAGCTGAAGATGGGAGGTTGGTTGGTTAAGTGGACTGTTGGACAAGGAAGTGCAACCTTTGCATCAAGAGTGGACAacgatttatttatttttgatgggGAAGAATGGAGGATTGAATACTTTTTTTGCTTCAAATGTCCTATTTAATAGATGTGAATAATATacaacacacacaaacacacacacacattttTATGTGAATTGGTGTATACTATAATCGCACTAGAAGAGTTGGAAGTAGATAataccaaagaaaaaagaaatgaagaCGTATAAGATTAATTGCATTACTTTACTCATCTGTCGTTTTGGCTTGCCGACTGACCTATAAGTTATAATATTCCCGCAAAGTAACCGACTCCATTTTAAAACTTGCGCCAAAATGGATGTGGATGCATAAGTTAGGGGAGTTATCTCTATGATACCTCTTTGTCTGTATATGGTTGATGTTCCCATCTTCCAATTGCCATTTGCCAAACTCTCTTTCCTAAACGCTTCTCCCTTTCTCCTTAGTTTCTTTGGAGTTCTCTCCTTCTAAGCATGGTTACGACAACTGTTACGTTGTTTACCCCACCACCACCTACCAAAGCCACACTTTCCTCATTTCCCCTCCCAAAAACTCATTACACATCAAGTTCATCATGTTCTTCAACTTCAAGAAAGTTCAGAGTCAGGGCCTACAGCAACACCAGCAAGTTTGGAAATTTCCTCCACTTGAAGCCTGCCCATCAACCTGAACCCTTGGATTTTGATCTCCCATGGTGCCATCCTTCTGATCGATCTCATTTTGACGTGATCATCATTGGTTCTGGCCCTGCAGGCACTCGCCTAGCAGAGCAAGTTTCCCGCTATGGAATTAAGGTTTGTTGTGTTGATCCTGACCCTCTCTCCATGTGGCCTAACAATTATGGTGTGTGGGTGGATGAGTTTGAGAGTATTGATCTTGAGGATTGCTTGGATAAAACATGGCCGATGGCCTGTGTTTATATTAATGAAAGAAAGACCAAGTATTTGGACCGTCGTTATGGCCGAGTTAGTAGGAAGAAGCTTAAGCAGAAGTTGATTGAAGGGTGTGTCTCCAATGGGGTTAAATTTCACAAGGGAAAGGTATGGCAAATTCAGCATCAGGAGTTTGAGTCAACAGTTCTCTGTGATGATGGCACAGAACTGAGAGGGAGTTTAATTATTGATGCTAGTGGATTTGCAAGTACTTTTGTAGAGTATGATAAGGCGAGGAACCATGGTTTTCAGATTGCTCATGGGATTCTGGCTGAGGTAGATGATCACCCTTTTGATTTGGACAAGATGGTTTTGATGGATTGGAGGGATTCCCATATGGGGAATGAGCCTTACTTGAGAGCTAACAATTCCAAGTTTCCTACTTTCTTGTATGCAATGCCTTTCAGTTCCAATCTGATATTTCTTGAGGAAACTTCCCTTGTTAGCCGTCCGGTTTTGTCTTACATGGaggtgaagaagaggatggTTGCAAGGCTAAGGCACTTGGGAATCAAAGTGAACAAGATATTGGAGGATGAGAAGTGTTTGATTCCAATGGGGGGACCTCTTCCTAGGATCCCTCAGAATGTGATGGCCATTGGCGGCACTTCAGGGATAGTACACCCTTCAACAGGGTACATGGTGGCTCGAACAATGGCCGTTGCACCATGTGTAGCCACAGCCATAGCAGAGTGCCTTGGCTCAACCAGAATGATCAGGGGGAAACAGCTCTATGCTAAGATTTGGAATAGCATGTGGCCAATTGAGAGCAAGCTCAACAGGCAATTCTACTCGTTTGGAATGGAGACTCTGTTGAAGCTTGACTTGAATGGATCCAGGCGTTTCTTTGATGCATTTTTTGACTTGAAACCTTACTATTGGCAAGGGTTCCTCTCTTCAAGATTGAATCTAAAGGAACTCGCTTGGTTAAGCATTTCACTCTTTGGACATGCTTCAAACCGTTCCAGGTTTGACATCGTAACCAAGTGTCCAGCACCATTGGCTAAAATGATGGGCAATATTGCCTTGGAATACATTGGATGATGCAAGGTTGTGAAACATGTACCATAATCAAT
This window of the Arachis duranensis cultivar V14167 unplaced genomic scaffold, aradu.V14167.gnm2.J7QH unplaced_Scaffold_232527, whole genome shotgun sequence genome carries:
- the LOC107461762 gene encoding capsanthin/capsorubin synthase, chromoplastic produces the protein MVTTTVTLFTPPPPTKATLSSFPLPKTHYTSSSSCSSTSRKFRVRAYSNTSKFGNFLHLKPAHQPEPLDFDLPWCHPSDRSHFDVIIIGSGPAGTRLAEQVSRYGIKVCCVDPDPLSMWPNNYGVWVDEFESIDLEDCLDKTWPMACVYINERKTKYLDRRYGRVSRKKLKQKLIEGCVSNGVKFHKGKVWQIQHQEFESTVLCDDGTELRGSLIIDASGFASTFVEYDKARNHGFQIAHGILAEVDDHPFDLDKMVLMDWRDSHMGNEPYLRANNSKFPTFLYAMPFSSNLIFLEETSLVSRPVLSYMEVKKRMVARLRHLGIKVNKILEDEKCLIPMGGPLPRIPQNVMAIGGTSGIVHPSTGYMVARTMAVAPCVATAIAECLGSTRMIRGKQLYAKIWNSMWPIESKLNRQFYSFGMETLLKLDLNGSRRFFDAFFDLKPYYWQGFLSSRLNLKELAWLSISLFGHASNRSRFDIVTKCPAPLAKMMGNIALEYIG